The following coding sequences lie in one Jonesia denitrificans DSM 20603 genomic window:
- a CDS encoding tetratricopeptide repeat protein: MTESAHPDIHVRGAVDLSALQAANQKVPADRPAPAAGGYVVDLTEESFSAVVQRSTEVPVLIYLWVNDDQGCVTMADTLGNVVESAQGRLLLGRVDVQAWPRIAAAFQVQDVPAVVGLIGGQPVPLFAGVQDAQTIASVLDQFLQAAAANGVTGVIEPQGDTGQEPAHDAQAEPEPLPPLHQEAFDAIERNDFDTAIAAYTKALKQDPKDTMAAAGLAQVSLLQRTASVDLGEVRSHAANAPDDVDAQLAVADVDMIGGKVEDALDRLISLIPSLTAEDRERVRVRVVDYFEILGADDLRVAPARRRLASALF; encoded by the coding sequence ATGACTGAATCTGCTCACCCAGATATCCACGTTCGCGGTGCGGTTGACCTTTCCGCATTGCAGGCAGCGAATCAGAAAGTTCCTGCTGACCGCCCCGCCCCTGCCGCGGGTGGCTATGTTGTTGACTTAACTGAGGAATCATTTTCAGCAGTGGTCCAACGGTCCACTGAAGTCCCTGTTCTCATTTACTTGTGGGTCAACGATGACCAAGGGTGCGTCACCATGGCGGACACTCTGGGCAACGTTGTTGAGAGTGCACAGGGCAGGTTGCTCCTGGGGCGTGTGGATGTTCAGGCTTGGCCGAGGATCGCTGCAGCGTTCCAAGTGCAGGATGTGCCAGCAGTTGTGGGTTTGATTGGTGGTCAGCCAGTTCCGTTGTTCGCCGGTGTGCAAGACGCCCAAACAATCGCTTCTGTTCTGGACCAGTTTTTGCAGGCAGCTGCAGCGAACGGTGTCACCGGTGTCATTGAACCTCAGGGGGATACCGGGCAGGAACCAGCTCACGATGCACAGGCAGAACCCGAGCCGCTTCCTCCCTTGCATCAAGAGGCGTTTGATGCCATTGAGCGCAACGATTTTGACACGGCGATTGCTGCGTACACGAAGGCGTTGAAGCAGGACCCCAAGGACACGATGGCCGCGGCCGGGTTGGCGCAAGTCTCTCTTCTCCAGCGCACCGCATCTGTTGATCTTGGGGAAGTTCGGTCTCATGCTGCGAATGCACCCGACGATGTCGATGCGCAGTTAGCTGTTGCTGATGTTGACATGATTGGCGGCAAAGTTGAGGACGCGTTGGATCGGCTGATCTCGTTGATCCCCTCGTTAACTGCTGAGGACCGCGAGCGTGTGCGGGTCCGGGTTGTTGACTACTTTGAGATTTTGGGAGCAGATGATCTTCGTGTTGCTCCTGCGAGGCGGCGGCTTGCTTCCGCGTTGTTCTAA
- a CDS encoding alpha/beta fold hydrolase, translated as MMANEALVTHTYRSGTAGTLVLLHGFPVDSRMWDAVVPHLPQQWGVMAVDLPGLGHSRGVLPQPPSLASSAQLIVPLIDALPGRVVVAGLSMGGYVTMELLRRAGDRLAGVVFLDTKAEADTPAAAAKRLEVADQVEREASVSAVLGMAAATVAQPLRADRDREVALLAQWISEQDPAGVAWSQRAMASRDDSFDVVRGWDRPALVLRGEHDAQSDDQVMRALAQALPNARFVEIPAAGHMTAVEQPGAVAREVTRFLVGL; from the coding sequence ATGATGGCGAACGAGGCGTTGGTGACGCACACGTACCGGTCAGGTACTGCTGGCACGCTTGTGTTGTTGCACGGTTTTCCGGTGGATTCACGGATGTGGGACGCAGTTGTTCCGCACTTGCCTCAGCAGTGGGGGGTGATGGCTGTTGATTTGCCAGGTTTGGGTCACTCACGTGGGGTGTTACCGCAGCCGCCGTCGTTGGCGTCGTCTGCCCAGTTGATTGTTCCGCTGATCGATGCGCTGCCTGGCCGCGTTGTTGTGGCCGGTTTGTCGATGGGGGGCTACGTCACGATGGAGTTGTTGCGGCGTGCTGGTGACCGTCTTGCTGGGGTGGTGTTTCTTGACACCAAAGCGGAGGCGGACACCCCGGCGGCGGCGGCGAAGCGCCTCGAGGTTGCTGACCAGGTGGAGCGCGAAGCGTCGGTGTCCGCTGTGCTGGGGATGGCAGCTGCCACGGTGGCGCAGCCGTTGCGTGCTGACCGGGACCGGGAGGTAGCGTTGCTCGCGCAGTGGATCAGTGAGCAAGACCCGGCGGGGGTGGCGTGGTCTCAACGCGCTATGGCGTCCCGGGATGATTCGTTTGATGTGGTGCGTGGTTGGGATCGTCCAGCGTTGGTGCTGCGTGGAGAGCACGATGCGCAGTCTGATGACCAGGTGATGCGTGCGCTCGCGCAGGCGTTGCCCAATGCGCGGTTTGTGGAGATTCCTGCTGCTGGGCACATGACTGCGGTGGAGCAGCCTGGTGCGGTTGCTCGTGAGGTCACTCGTTTTTTAGTGGGCCTTTAG